The following are from one region of the Actinoplanes sp. L3-i22 genome:
- a CDS encoding class I adenylate-forming enzyme family protein, which yields MLDELNAGLRPGDDTPALLGRRGISRGDLAALRDVYAGALHARGLRPGDTLGVAVRPGPRSLAVLLAAYRMGLRIAVLDPSAGPDVLVARLGLARPALIVADAAAQAVASWAAPLARRAGLSLPDLSRLAPTVTVGRRLPGSAPSLRPGGTPPPVFDGDGDAVIIFTSGTTASPRAVVHTRAGLGTGMRAVADLVRPRAGVPILGGMFFVLVPSLAAGAPVAVPTRRPRTLARQIATLKPQATYLTPPLLRAALDAGVPFRGRVYSGSAPVSAALLSRVRAAGAEEAWCVYALTEVFPAAAIEAGAKAAHPGDGDPVGELLPGVRAQLTPGGELRLAGAGVCDRYLGAEPHEWVATGDIARLDGRNVVLAGRAKDMILRRAENIYPGLYEPSLHVPGVSLAILVGVPAGDGDEDVVAIVETSPGADRAAVEAALREPLRRMGAARPDRVLFAPVPLAGRSRKPDRAAAAALALSGVRR from the coding sequence GTGCTCGACGAACTGAACGCCGGCCTCCGGCCCGGCGACGACACCCCGGCCCTGCTGGGCCGGCGCGGGATCTCCCGGGGAGATCTGGCGGCATTGCGCGATGTGTACGCCGGCGCCCTGCACGCCCGCGGCCTGCGCCCCGGGGACACCCTGGGAGTCGCCGTCCGCCCCGGGCCACGCTCGCTGGCGGTCCTGCTCGCGGCGTACCGGATGGGGCTGCGGATCGCCGTCCTCGACCCGTCCGCCGGCCCGGACGTCCTGGTCGCGCGGCTGGGCCTGGCGCGGCCGGCGCTGATCGTGGCGGACGCCGCCGCGCAGGCCGTCGCGAGTTGGGCCGCGCCGCTCGCCCGCCGGGCCGGCCTGTCGCTGCCGGACCTGTCCCGCCTCGCCCCGACCGTCACCGTGGGCCGCCGCCTGCCCGGCTCCGCTCCGTCGCTGCGGCCCGGCGGCACGCCACCCCCGGTCTTCGACGGCGACGGCGACGCGGTGATCATCTTCACCTCGGGAACGACCGCCAGCCCGCGCGCCGTCGTGCACACCCGGGCCGGCCTCGGCACCGGGATGCGCGCGGTCGCGGACCTGGTCCGGCCGCGGGCCGGCGTGCCGATCCTCGGCGGGATGTTCTTCGTGCTGGTCCCGTCGCTGGCCGCCGGGGCGCCGGTGGCCGTGCCGACACGCCGCCCCCGGACCCTGGCCCGGCAGATCGCGACGCTGAAACCGCAGGCCACCTACCTGACGCCGCCGCTGCTGCGGGCCGCGCTGGACGCCGGGGTGCCGTTCCGCGGCCGCGTCTACAGCGGGTCGGCGCCGGTGTCGGCCGCGCTGCTCAGCCGGGTGCGGGCGGCCGGGGCCGAGGAGGCCTGGTGCGTCTACGCACTGACCGAGGTCTTCCCGGCGGCCGCGATCGAGGCCGGGGCGAAGGCCGCGCACCCCGGCGACGGCGATCCGGTCGGCGAGCTGCTGCCCGGGGTCCGCGCCCAGCTCACGCCCGGCGGGGAGCTGCGACTGGCCGGGGCCGGGGTCTGCGACCGGTACCTCGGCGCGGAACCGCACGAGTGGGTCGCCACCGGCGACATCGCCCGGCTCGACGGGCGGAACGTGGTGCTCGCCGGACGCGCCAAGGACATGATCCTGCGCCGGGCCGAGAACATCTATCCCGGACTCTACGAGCCGTCGCTGCACGTCCCGGGGGTGTCCCTGGCGATCCTGGTCGGGGTGCCGGCCGGGGACGGCGACGAGGACGTGGTCGCGATCGTGGAGACGTCACCCGGCGCCGACCGGGCCGCCGTGGAGGCCGCGCTGCGGGAGCCACTGCGGCGGATGGGGGCGGCGCGGCCGGACCGGGTGCTCTTCGCACCCGTGCCGCTGGCCGGGCGCTCCCGGAAACCGGACCGCGCGGCGGCTGCGGCATTGGCCCTTTCCGGGGTACGACGATGA
- a CDS encoding glycosyltransferase family A protein, producing the protein MTATDLWVIVPAFNEAARISATLYALAAQTDRDFTLLVVDNGSTDTTADTVRAFAGCAPFPVHVLTETEKGVGCAVDTGFRHAIAAGATFLVRTDADCLPRPGWVAAARAELTAGAGMVCGKITARHDEHGPAGRAFFAALVALAAAFGRLRPAHRGDGYLAPYRMHAGNNMAITAGLYQACGGMPRRPSPTDRMFLNRVRGTTAAITHSRHMIVENSTRRLRAYGVVRTAKWYLDQGSGPLTPDPR; encoded by the coding sequence GTGACCGCGACTGATCTGTGGGTGATCGTCCCGGCGTTCAACGAGGCGGCCCGGATCAGCGCCACCCTCTACGCCCTCGCGGCGCAGACCGATCGGGACTTCACCCTGCTCGTGGTCGACAACGGCTCGACCGACACGACCGCCGACACGGTCCGCGCGTTCGCCGGGTGCGCGCCGTTCCCGGTCCACGTGCTGACCGAAACCGAGAAGGGGGTCGGCTGCGCCGTCGACACCGGGTTCCGGCACGCCATCGCGGCCGGAGCGACGTTCCTGGTCCGGACCGACGCGGACTGCCTGCCCCGCCCCGGCTGGGTCGCCGCGGCCCGCGCCGAACTGACCGCCGGCGCCGGAATGGTCTGCGGAAAGATCACCGCACGGCACGACGAGCACGGGCCGGCCGGGCGCGCGTTCTTCGCCGCGCTGGTCGCGCTGGCCGCCGCGTTCGGCCGACTCCGCCCCGCGCACCGCGGCGACGGCTACCTCGCGCCGTACCGGATGCACGCCGGCAACAACATGGCCATCACCGCCGGCCTCTACCAGGCCTGCGGCGGCATGCCGCGACGCCCGTCGCCGACCGACCGGATGTTCCTCAACCGGGTCCGCGGCACGACCGCGGCGATCACCCACAGCCGCCACATGATCGTGGAGAACTCGACCCGCCGGCTCCGCGCCTACGGTGTCGTCCGGACCGCGAAGTGGTACCTCGACCAGGGCAGCGGCCCGCTGACCCCGGATCCCAGGTAG
- a CDS encoding serine/threonine-protein kinase has protein sequence MQTVIAGRYRIIRPLGSGGMSHVWLAHDAVRHVDVAIKQCTIPEGLHPDQRAVVRTWAVSEAQAVARVRHPHVIRTLDVLPDPEGPWLIMEFVAGRSLQQVIQEQGPLPPARVAQIGLAVLDGMTAALRAGLLHLDVKPGNVLIGDDGRIVLIDFGPAVTAPGVAALTAARVVLGSPKYIAPERLFERTSTADSDMWSLGATLYHAVEGRPPYARSSTAATLRALAAGPPDAPRRAGPLTPVLAGLLRHHPAARISPRETADLLRRVITPPRSKIRRRVPAMAAALTLIGALAVGGSAQGGEQPIPAPAGFAWWEDPGGFRVAVPAGWPSSRMLGTVTFSDPGERVTLRISRWPHPPDDVVAALVEEERSVRLVAYRRVRMEALLEPPDAVWEYTYTDPESGPMRGVRRVVGTDDGTYVVEWRTTRSEWAAELPKLSMVLESLD, from the coding sequence GTGCAGACGGTCATAGCCGGCCGTTACCGGATCATCCGGCCGCTCGGCTCGGGGGGAATGAGCCATGTCTGGCTGGCGCACGACGCTGTCCGGCACGTCGACGTCGCGATCAAACAGTGCACGATTCCCGAGGGTCTGCACCCCGACCAGCGGGCCGTGGTGCGCACCTGGGCGGTCAGCGAGGCGCAGGCGGTGGCCCGGGTCCGGCACCCGCACGTGATCCGCACGCTGGACGTGCTGCCCGACCCGGAGGGCCCCTGGCTGATCATGGAGTTCGTCGCCGGCCGCTCGTTGCAGCAGGTCATCCAGGAGCAGGGCCCGCTGCCACCGGCCCGGGTCGCGCAGATCGGCCTGGCCGTGCTGGACGGGATGACCGCCGCGCTGCGGGCCGGGCTGCTGCACCTCGACGTCAAGCCGGGCAACGTGCTGATCGGTGACGACGGCCGGATCGTGCTGATCGATTTCGGACCGGCGGTGACCGCGCCCGGGGTGGCCGCGCTGACCGCGGCGCGCGTGGTGCTCGGCTCGCCGAAGTACATCGCGCCGGAGCGGCTCTTCGAACGGACGTCGACCGCCGACTCCGACATGTGGTCGCTCGGGGCGACGCTCTACCACGCGGTGGAGGGGCGGCCGCCGTACGCGCGCAGCAGCACCGCCGCCACCCTGCGCGCGCTGGCCGCCGGCCCGCCGGACGCCCCGCGCCGGGCCGGGCCGCTGACCCCGGTCCTGGCCGGGCTGCTGCGCCACCACCCGGCCGCCCGGATCAGCCCGCGCGAGACCGCCGACCTGCTGCGCCGGGTGATCACCCCGCCCCGCTCGAAGATCCGGCGGCGGGTCCCGGCGATGGCCGCCGCGCTCACCCTGATCGGCGCGCTGGCGGTCGGCGGCAGCGCCCAGGGCGGCGAGCAGCCGATCCCGGCGCCGGCCGGTTTCGCCTGGTGGGAGGACCCGGGCGGCTTCCGGGTCGCGGTCCCGGCCGGCTGGCCGTCGAGCCGGATGCTCGGCACGGTCACGTTCAGTGACCCGGGCGAGCGGGTCACGCTGCGGATCAGCCGGTGGCCGCACCCGCCCGACGACGTGGTCGCCGCGCTGGTCGAGGAGGAGCGCTCGGTGCGCCTGGTGGCGTACCGGCGGGTGCGGATGGAGGCGCTGCTCGAGCCGCCCGACGCGGTGTGGGAGTACACGTACACCGATCCGGAGAGCGGGCCGATGCGCGGGGTCCGCCGGGTGGTCGGCACCGACGACGGAACATACGTCGTCGAGTGGCGTACGACACGTTCCGAATGGGCAGCTGAGCTGCCCAAATTGTCGATGGTCCTGGAGTCGCTCGACTAG
- a CDS encoding 3-oxoacyl-ACP synthase III family protein gives MYVGITGVGAYLPEREVTTGELQDGVAAAGGVRLPRGLFARLTGIERRRIAGPEEYASTLALHAAREALAQADLDPLDIDLLLFASASRDMVEPATAHIVQTALGSRAHALDVTNACNSFVNGIDVARSMILAGRARRALVVTGETPTRVMRGRVDSLEQARRAFAGFTFGDAGAAVVVEPVERGGILDIDTETHSRHWTVGGIPGGGSRHPRGDEHTYFAGDGHRLRGVFEKVGASILDRVRARTGFEHTDYAKILVHQVTLPYLDRFVEVTGVPRDRLEVTVTGLGNVASATLGVQLNRVFPDLEAGDRVLLMGLGGGVSIMTMVWERS, from the coding sequence ATGTATGTCGGGATCACCGGGGTGGGCGCGTACCTTCCGGAACGCGAAGTCACCACCGGCGAGTTGCAGGACGGCGTGGCCGCCGCCGGCGGGGTCCGCCTGCCGCGCGGGCTGTTCGCCCGCCTCACCGGCATCGAGCGCCGCCGGATCGCCGGCCCGGAGGAGTACGCCTCCACCCTCGCCCTGCACGCCGCCCGCGAGGCCCTGGCCCAGGCCGATCTCGATCCGCTCGACATCGACCTGCTGCTGTTCGCCTCGGCCTCCCGCGACATGGTCGAGCCGGCCACGGCGCACATCGTGCAGACCGCGCTGGGCAGCCGCGCGCACGCCCTGGACGTCACCAACGCCTGCAACAGCTTCGTCAACGGGATCGACGTCGCCCGGTCGATGATCCTGGCCGGGCGGGCCCGGCGTGCCCTGGTCGTCACCGGCGAGACCCCGACCCGGGTGATGCGCGGCCGGGTCGACAGCCTGGAGCAGGCCCGCCGGGCGTTCGCCGGGTTCACCTTCGGCGACGCCGGCGCCGCCGTGGTGGTCGAGCCGGTCGAGCGCGGCGGCATCCTGGACATCGACACCGAGACGCACTCGCGGCACTGGACGGTCGGCGGCATCCCGGGCGGCGGGTCCCGGCATCCGCGCGGCGACGAGCACACCTACTTCGCCGGCGACGGGCACCGGCTGCGCGGCGTGTTCGAGAAGGTCGGCGCCAGCATCCTGGACCGGGTCCGGGCCCGCACCGGGTTCGAGCACACCGACTACGCGAAGATCCTGGTGCACCAGGTGACGCTGCCCTACCTGGACCGGTTCGTCGAGGTCACCGGCGTGCCGCGGGACCGGCTCGAGGTGACCGTGACGGGACTCGGGAACGTGGCGAGCGCGACCCTCGGCGTACAGCTCAATCGGGTTTTTCCTGATCTTGAAGCGGGGGATCGGGTGCTGTTGATGGGGCTGGGCGGCGGGGTCAGCATCATGACGATGGTGTGGGAGCGCTCGTGA
- a CDS encoding class F sortase, producing the protein MARGFRSSQTFSEVAAPVRLRIPALGIDSAIEQLGLRKDGTIEVPGTVEVAGWYRLGARPGQPGPAVILGHVDSKTGPGIFARLSGVKVGTPVVVARGDGSSVTFRITGVAQVAKVRFPTDLVYAPTLDPTLRLVTCGGSFDRSRGSYRDNVIAFADLV; encoded by the coding sequence GTGGCCCGTGGATTCCGGTCATCGCAGACGTTCAGCGAGGTGGCCGCGCCGGTCCGGCTGCGGATTCCGGCGCTCGGGATCGACAGCGCGATCGAGCAGCTCGGGCTGCGGAAAGACGGGACGATCGAGGTGCCGGGGACGGTCGAGGTGGCCGGTTGGTACCGCCTCGGCGCGCGTCCCGGCCAGCCCGGGCCGGCGGTCATTCTCGGTCACGTCGACTCGAAGACCGGGCCGGGGATCTTCGCGCGGCTGAGCGGGGTGAAGGTCGGGACGCCGGTGGTGGTCGCGCGCGGTGACGGGAGCAGCGTGACGTTCCGGATCACCGGGGTGGCGCAGGTGGCGAAGGTGCGCTTTCCCACCGATCTGGTCTACGCGCCGACGCTGGATCCGACGTTGCGGCTGGTCACCTGCGGGGGCAGTTTCGACCGATCCCGAGGGAGTTACCGGGACAATGTCATTGCTTTCGCCGATCTGGTCTAG
- a CDS encoding glycosyltransferase: protein MRPLAVIVPAYNEAASIGATLAALAAQTDTDFTLVVVDNSSTDDTAGVVLGFAAPFPVEVISEAERGAGTAADTGFRHAIAGGAVLLLRTDADCRPAPDWVATARRHLAAGAELVCGRSVPRRDERPSILERYVFPGAVRLAALYGRYRSDHRRAEFRTPYVLIHGHNLAVTASLYQRCGGTARERLEDGSEDVTLLNRARRHTGRIVRAEDLVVENSLRRLRAWGARRTLLWYWDRRWRPATSNEVHVR from the coding sequence ATGAGGCCGCTCGCGGTGATCGTCCCCGCGTACAACGAGGCGGCGTCGATCGGGGCGACCCTGGCGGCGCTCGCGGCCCAGACCGACACCGACTTCACGCTCGTGGTTGTGGACAACTCGTCCACAGACGACACCGCGGGGGTGGTGCTCGGGTTCGCGGCGCCGTTTCCTGTCGAGGTGATCAGCGAAGCGGAACGTGGCGCCGGGACGGCCGCCGACACCGGATTCCGGCATGCCATCGCCGGTGGGGCGGTGCTGCTCCTGCGGACCGACGCGGACTGCCGGCCGGCACCGGACTGGGTGGCCACCGCCCGGCGGCACCTGGCGGCCGGGGCGGAACTGGTCTGCGGCCGGAGCGTGCCGCGGCGGGACGAGCGGCCGTCGATCCTCGAACGCTACGTGTTCCCGGGTGCGGTCCGGCTGGCCGCGCTCTACGGGCGGTATCGCAGCGATCACCGGCGGGCCGAGTTCCGGACGCCGTACGTGCTCATCCACGGGCACAACCTGGCCGTGACCGCCTCGCTGTACCAGCGCTGCGGCGGCACCGCCCGGGAGCGGCTCGAGGACGGTTCGGAGGACGTCACGCTGCTCAACCGGGCCCGGCGGCACACCGGCCGGATCGTGCGCGCCGAGGACCTCGTGGTGGAGAACAGCCTGCGGCGGCTGCGGGCCTGGGGCGCCCGGCGGACCCTGCTCTGGTACTGGGATCGCCGCTGGCGTCCCGCGACGTCGAACGAGGTGCACGTCCGATGA